The Lycium barbarum isolate Lr01 chromosome 9, ASM1917538v2, whole genome shotgun sequence genome has a segment encoding these proteins:
- the LOC132609247 gene encoding MLO-like protein 1: MAGGEGDQETNLEFTPTWVIALVCTVIVAISLLVERILHYAGKYLLKKNQKPLYEALQKIKEELMLLGFISLLLTVFQERILKICIPKHLTNHWLPCKKDDGATVHFQTNFFSLVPGGRRLLAGSANSGYCEAKDKAPLLSLTALHHLHTFIFVLAVSHVTFSALTILFGSIKIRQWKSWEDSIQKEEYNPEEVLRSKVTNVQDHDFVKGRFLGLGKRSRLLSWLHSFVKQFFGSVTKLDYTTLRLGFIMTHCKGNPKFNFHKYMIRVLEADFKKVVGISWYLWLFVVLFLLLNIHGWHAYFWIAFIPFLLLLAVGTKLEHVITQLAGEVAAKHIAVEGDLVVKPSDDHFWFHRPRLVLFLIHIILFQNSFEIAFFFWIWAQYHFNSCIMGQVGYIIPRLVIGVFVQFLCSYSTLPLYAIVTQMGSSFKKEIFNDHLQDGLLVWAKKARRRATNGSSSQVVHKESPSPMAVQLSQVETQESAMEEGHAGEIRPATNQLNSKVN; the protein is encoded by the exons ATGGCAGGAGGTGAAGGAGATCAAGAAACAAATTTGGAATTTACACCAACATGGGTTATTGCCTTGGTTTGCACTGTCATAGTTGCTATATCTCTTCTTGTTGAAAGAATCCTTCACTATGCTGGCAAG TATTTGCTCAAGAAAAACCAGAAGCCACTCTATGAAGCCTTACAAAAGATCAAAGAAG AGTTGATGCTGTTGGGATTCATATCTCTGCTGTTGACGGTGTTCCAAGAAAGAATTCTTAAAATATGCATCCCAAAGCACTTGACAAATCACTGGCTCCCTTGTAAAAAGGATGATGGTGCAACTGTCCACTTTCAGACCAATTTCTTCTCTTTAGTTCCAGGAGGAAGGCGCCTTCTTGCTGGATCTGCTAATTCTGGTTATTGTGAGGCTAAG GACAAGGCACCATTGCTTTCTCTCACAGCACTGCATCATCTCCATACCTTTATCTTTGTGCTGGCTGTTTCACATGTTACTTTCTCAGCTCTTACAATTTTATTTGGAAGTATAAAG ATACGACAGTGGAAATCTTGGGAGGATTCTATCCAGAAAGAGGAATATAATCCAGAAGAAG TACTTCGCTCCAAAGTTACAAATGTCCAAGACCATGATTTTGTCAAGGGCCGGTTTCTAGGTTTGGGTAAAAGATCACGTTTATTAAGTTGGCTG CATTCCTTTGTCAAGCAATTCTTCGGATCTGTCACAAAATTGGACTATACAACTTTGAGGCTTGGCTTCATTATG ACTCACTGCAAAGGGAATCCAAAGTTCAATTTTCACAAGTATATGATACGCGTACTTGAAGCTGATTTCAAGAAGGTTGTTGGGATTAG CTGGTATCTTTGGCTATTTGTGGTCTTGTTCCTATTGCTTAATATTCACG GCTGGCACGCATACTTTTGGATAGCATTCATTCCCTTTCTT CTTTTACTAGCTGTGGGGACTAAACTAGAGCATGTTATAACTCAACTTGCTGGAGAGGTTGCTGCGAAGCACATAGCGGTGGAAGGAGATTTGGTTGTCAAGCCATCAGATGATCACTTCTGGTTTCATAGACCGCGTCTGGTCCTTTTCCTTATTCATATCATCCTTTTCCAAAACTCCTTTGAGATTGCATTTTTCTTCTGGATTTGG GCTCAATATCATTTTAACTCCTGCATCATGGGACAGGTTGGTTACATCATCCCACGACTTGTCATAGG GGTGTTTGTTCAATTCCTTTGCAGTTATAGTACTCTACCACTATATGCAATTGTCACACAG ATGGGAAGTTCTTTCAAGAAAGAAATATTCAACGATCATTTACAAGACGGGCTTCTTGTTTGGGCTAAAAAGGCTAGAAGGAGAGCTACCAATGGCTCCTCCAGCCAAGTGGTCCATAAAGAGTCCCCTTCTCCTATGGCTGTGCAGCTATCACAAGTAGAAACACAAGAATCTGCTATGGAAGAGGGCCATGCCGGGGAAATTAGGCCTGCGACCAACCAACTCAACTCAAAAGTAAATTAA
- the LOC132609248 gene encoding guanosine nucleotide diphosphate dissociation inhibitor 2-like yields the protein MDEEYDVIVLGTGLKECILSGLLSVDGLKVLHMDRNDYYGGESTSLNLVQLWKRFKGSDKPPAELGSSRDYNVDMIPKFIMANGALVRVLIHTDVTKYLYFKAVDGSFVYNKGKVHKVPATDMEALKSPLMGIFEKRRARKFFIYVQDYNESDPKTHEGMDLTRVTTRELIAKYGLDDNTVDFIGHSLALHRDDRYLDEPALDTVKRMKLYAESLARFQGGSPYIYPLYGLGELPQAFARLSAVYGGTYMLNKPECKVEFDVEGKVCGVTSEGETAKCKKVVCDPSYLPNKVRKVGKVARAIAIMSHPIPSTNDSHSVQIILPQKQLGRKSDMYLFCCSYTHNVAPKGKFIAFVSTEAETDNPESELKPGVNLLGPVDEIVYETYDRCEPVNECSLDNCFISTSYDATTHFESTVDDVLNLYTKITGKVLDLNVDLSAASAAEE from the exons atggATGAAGAATATGATGTGATTGTGTTAGGCACTGGTCTTAAGGAATGCATCCTTAGCGGTCTTTTATCTGTTGATGGTCTTAAG GTTCTGCACATGGACAGAAATGACTATTATGGAGGAGAATCGACTTCCCTCAATCTTGTCCAG CTTTGGAAGAGGTTTAAAGGAAGCGATAAACCTCCAGCTGAACTGGGTTCTAGTAGAGATTACAATGTTGACATGATTCCCAAG TTTATTATGGCAAATGGTGCTCTTGTGCGGGTGCTAATTCATACTGATGTCACGAAATATTTATACTTTAAAGCGGTTGATGGCAGCTTTGTGTATAACAAAGGAAAG GTCCACAAGGTGCCAGCTACTGACATGGAGGCACTTAAATCTCCTCTGATGGGCATTTTTGAGAAGAGGCGTGCTCGAAAGTTCTTCATCTATGTTCAAGATTATAATGAAAGTGATCCTAAAACACACGAAGGGATGGATCTAACAAGAGTTACCACAAGAGAGCTTATTGC GAAATATGGTCTTGATGACAACACTGTGGACTTCATTGGTCATTCATTGGCACTGCATAGAGATGATCGCTACTTAGATGAACCAGCACTGGATACTGTGAAGAGAATGAAG CTATATGCTGAGTCTCTTGCACGTTTCCAAGGAGGATCACCATACATTTATCCTTTGTATGGATTAGGCGAGCTCCCCCAG GCATTTGCTCGACTGAGTGCTGTGTATGGTGGGACCTACATGTTGAATAAACCTGAATGCAAG GTAGAGTTTGATGTAGAAGGAAAGGTCTGTGGTGTTACTTCAGAAGGGGAAACTGCAAAGTGCAAGAAAGTTGTATGTGATCCTTCCTACTTGCCCAACAAG GTGAGGAAAGTTGGAAAAGTTGCAAGAGCTATTGCAATTATGAGCCACCCAATTCCAAGTACCAACGACTCTCACTCTGTGCAGATTATCCTACCTCAGAAGCAGTTGGGTCGGAAATCAGATAT GTACTTGTTCTGCTGTTCTTACACTCATAATGTTGCTCCAAAGGGGAAATTCATTGCATTTGTCTCAACAGAGGCTGAAACTGATAACCCAGAGAGTGAACTGAAGCCAGGTGTGAATCTTCTAGGGCCAGTGGATGAGATTGTCTATGAAACTTATGACAGATGTGAACCTGTCAATGAGTGCTCCTTGGACAATTGTTTTATTTCAACT AGCTATGATGCCACAACTCACTTTGAGTCGACTGTAGATGATGTGCTCAATTTGTACACCAAAATAACTGGAAAG GTTCTTGACCTCAATGTGGATCTAAGTGCTGCAAGCGCCGCTGAAGAATGA